The genomic stretch ATCATCAGTCTGTTGGGCATGGGCGTTGAGGTTGTCGATAGCCTTCTCCACACCGTCTAGGCGTGAATCGCCCCTAGAGTTAAccatcgttcaccgcaccaattgttACGGAGTAAAGACTACCCACACAAAGAAGCACGAGATGTGCTGAATATACTGgaataaaggaaaaggaacgGAGATTATTATTGCTGGAAATATGGAAGAACTAGAAAACAATCCTCGCGAGGAGGCCCTACGACAAAAGTCGTCCAATTGTGATCACGTCCAGAGATGCATTCTCTCTGCCCGTTCTCTCTATTTATAGACTTCTATCTCAGCTACTTGAAATTCAAAATACAAGAAAATAGGAACTAACTTAACAACCTAACAACCTGAGAAATTGATGCtaacaaattaatttgaaatcTTCTCTCTTGCTGTTGCTACTTAGTCGGCCATATCACTTCTCTTTCTCCCCTCTTATACGTTCTCCACTCTTTAACTGTATCACTTATTCAGTTTTTTATCTCAACATCAGTAGTAGTTCAATACAAGCAACTATCCGATTCTCAAACACCACAGTTGTTCAATATTCTAAGCTGTTTTCTTTTAGAGAAGACAACAAATTCCGATAAAGTTTAATCAATACATTCAAGAAACAAAAACACAAGAATAATTCTCACTTTCAATCACTTGATTGCTAAACAGTGGGAAGTCTTCATCGAGTCCAACCACAAAAATTTTGTGTGTCCAACAATATTCGAGTATCAGCTCCTTCCAGAGCTGTATCTGCCTCTCCCTGGTGTCCTTCACTGGCTGCAAACTACAGTAACCGAAAAAATTTAAATGCCAAAAAATCCGAAGCTCCTCACCCGAAGATCTCCCAATAAAGCAAACACTAAAACTATGACACACTCCAGTATCCATTGACACCACGTAAAACTACAAAAAGGTTTAAGCAGCCTCACTAGCTACACAAAATTTCCATATAAGGGATTCTGTCTTTCCTCAACATTCATACAACCTTTTTCCATTGAGATCAAGGAAAGTATTACTGCTCCATACAGTCGACAGAAAAATAAATGTATTGCAATGCCAGTGCTTAAAAGTCGAGCATCTTAAGAAAACCCTCCATCGAGACTACTACCTACTAAGACGACAACACGAGTTCAAAAGGGACGAGTCTCCAAGCAACAATCACGAAAATCGCATTACAGATCATTACAATCAAAGGATCAATTGATAACAGAAGTCAAACTGGCAATTTATAAAACAACAAATTATCTTAGCAGGTCACAATTCTTATATTAATTCAACTAGTGAAAATCCCTAATTTTTCCCCTTTTCTCCAGTGTCATCAAATCTTCATTGCTCAATCCAAGCTGAGAAAATCCCAAATCAGTCTCGCAATTTATAAAACAACAAAGCTTCAAATAACACGATAATACATAttctgataaaaaaaatcaaaccatATACCATCACCAAACTCTGCCAAGGCGAAAACTAAACCTAATACTGATAAGAAAAGATACTCATATCAAAAGAAGAGAGTACGGTATATTACGTGAAATAGGGAGGGTAATTGAAGAAATGAGGCAGCTTGAATTCCCCCAACGTCTGCATATCTGTTGCTCCTTGCCTCCCAATTCAATTCTAAACTCAAAAACTCCAAAAAAATCGATTCTTTTTTCGGTGATATCGATCCAGGAAGGCTCGAATCCGGGTTGACACTACTCGCCTAAggtttgatttttatatttttgattaatttttaaGAATGTTTCATTATAGTAGTAGAATTACCAGCTGAGATCATTAATCATTATTACAATTTCTTTCGTAATTAATATTAGTAGATacagtattaattatttttttacagtagacaaaaattaataaaacaaaatttaattaaaatctaactgaaaattaagtaaaattattttCCATTATAAGTTGCGCATTAatcatttatatttaatttaaataagagTTAAAAACAAGAAAGCTTATAATTGAAGTTATTTTTTACTATACGTTGTGAATTGATAATTTTGATTTAGTAAAACTGAGGGTTAATAAAAAGAGGGTTTAGTGTATTTACAGTCGTCCAAATCAAGATTTTGACGTTAATGAATCAAAGACTGCACAACCATATGATAAATAAAGTGGGAAATTGGACACTCATAAAGACTGCTGCTTCTCACTGCTCTTACTACTTGGTTGTTATCGTCGCCTTCATTCCCATATCACTCCTCCCACCAAATCCGgtaccctctctctctctctctctctctctctctctctctctctctctccagatccatatttttggtattattcaTGTTAGTATGTGATCTACCTGTCATTGATCGGCAAGAAAACCTTTTTCTAGTTGAATCACGCTTAAGTTAACAATCTTCAGCATCCGTTGATTCTTCAATCAATCAATTGACGGAGCTAATGTTCAGTTTAATGTGACTTAGCGTTTACCTGATTTGGGAAGTGATTGAAGAaagacaaatttaattaatcaacgTTACTAATTTTGAGTTTGATTTGATTGTTCCTCAGTGGAATGAAAGTCCTTTTTTGCAATCGTGTTTGTTTGCTCCTGTTAATATGCATCTGAATTCAGCTGTTGTTCTGCTCAGGGACAATCCGAAATTCGAAGATCGCACAAAGTGGTAATTTGTGAAAAATGGCAGTGTGAGTCATCCtcttaagtttttttttttttgcaatttcaGTATGATAAACATAAGTGTCCCCTCATTATGTTACATTTGGGTTCGTCATATCCATAAATGTGAGTGTATTGGTTGTGATTGATGATCTGTAGGGTTGCTTCTGCTCCGGGGAAGGTTTTAATGACCGGAGGCTACCTTGTTTTGGAGAGGCCTAATGCTGGGATTGTGCTGAGTACAAATGCTCGATTTTATGCAATTGTAAAGCCGCTTTATGAGGAAACTAAACCCGACAGTTGGGCATGGGTATGTGACACTCTCTGACTGCATATTTATTGGTGTTCTTGTTAAAGATGAGAAATGATATTGTCGTTGTTGGTTGAAAACTATGACGAATCTTCATATCCTGCAAATTTTTTCCCGGGGATATCTTTAGACTCTGAGGGATATGTGCTTATTCATCAGTTCAAATAGATTACAGTGGAACTCGTTTTAGAGTTTCTATATGTTGCAAGGTTTGTGGTTTGGCCATTAGCTTTAGAATGTTTCTCTTTGCGGTTGACAGGTATGAAAGTTAGGTCTGGTTGTGTATTATGTTTGAGAAACTCCGTGGTGAGCTATGATAATGAGTGTCGTCCTTGATTAAATGCTCTTTACTTGAAGTTGGCATGCATTCTTTATATTGTTTACATCTGTTTAACCCAAGCATCTGAGGAACAAAGTGTGATATCCTTTTTCCTACCTTCTGTCAAATGGTTATGCTATTCCACATTGTGTTCCAGGCATGGACAGATGTGAAACTGACTTCTCCTCAGATGGGAAGAGAAATTATGTACAAATTGTCGCTCAAGAATCTCCAGCTACAGAGTGTATCCTCTAGGTGAAACACTGTATCCGTCTGTATTTCTCGCCGATAACATTAGTCTGTAAATCATGGATGTGCTCATAACTGGAAACTATATCAGAGTTCCCTCCAATTATCATCAAATGCACAAAAAAGTAGGTAGAATAGCATGGCTAATTACTGACGGCAGTTTTTTGGCTTCACCAACTTCAGTGATAGGAATCCGTTTGTTGAATATGCACTGCAATATGTTGTAGCAGCGGCTTTTGCCACGTTTGACCAACCTAAGAAGGATGAGTTGCAAAAACTTTTGTTGCGAGGTAAAGTCTGATACGGAGCATTGGATATTGCATTTGTTTTTAATAGATCTCCAAAGTTCTAATTCCAGTTCTGGCTTAATGATGCAGGTCTTGACATTACTATATTAGGTGGCAATGAGTTCTATTCATATAGGAATCAGGTAATTTGCTTCTGCAGTGATTCCTCTGGATTTTTTCGTTGGGGCTTTTTACTAGTTTGTCCTTCAACTTAATGTCAAATATAGttgaattttcattttaatggtTAGATCTTGGGTATCTAAATGCGAATATTTTTCACATAGCTGCAAGatcactatttttttcattgaGAAGCATCTTTACTGTAAGAGCAGCACCTTGGCGAGCTCATTTCTGTCTATTTTTAGTATGGAAATGTCAGCTATGTTGTGCCTTGTGCAGATTGAAGCACGTGGCCTACCATTGACCTCCGAATCATTGGCTTCACTTCCTCCTTTTACTTCAATtgcattcaatgaggaagaatcAAATGGACAAAAGAGCAAGCCTGAAGTTGCCAAAACAGGGCTGGGCTCGTCAGCAGCTATGACGACTGCTGTTGTTGCTGCTTTACTTCATTACCTTGGAGTTGTCAGTCTCCCCTCAGAGTTCAGTAGTCCTCTTGAAGGGGATAGAGTTGCTGCAGACCTGGATGTCGTGCATGTTATCGCTCAAACGGCTCACTGTATAGCACAGGGTAAAGTTGGTAGTGGTTTTGACGTGAGCTCTGCTGTTTATGGTAGTCAGCGGTATGTCAGATTTTCACCAGAAGTACTTTCTTCTGCTCAGGTATTCAACGTTCTGTTATAGCCCAATGATTTTACTCTAGGTtggaattttgattttggagCTGTGTATAAATGCATGTTTGTGGTTACTATTAACGTGCCTGACAGAGCATTGATGGTGTACCTAAGATGAATGCTAAACATGGTGTGTTGTATGGATAATTAATCCACTACTAAAATGCAGGATGCTGGTCGAGGGACTCCAATTGAAGAGGCCATAGAGAATGTGCTCAAAGCTAATTGGGATCATGAGAGGACTAAATTTTCATTACCCCCAATGATGACTTTAGTAAGTTCCATAATATGTATAGCATATGATGATTGGTGATATAATGCTAATATAAATGCTTATCTACTACTGGTATGATGGTATCAGGAAAGATAGCCCAACTTTCCAATTAAATGGTTGTGTTGTTTTATGCATATTATTGTTGAACCTTAGGGTAGCAGTTGGCACTTGCTATAAGGTACTCCTGTGCAATGCACTTAGACCTTTGTCTTTCCAAGTCAGATACTCTGCCAACCAGATACAATCGGGTTCCTAAACTTGAATCTTATTATCCTAAACGAGCATTCACGCTCTCTATTTCAAGGATTTTTTATAGCTTTATACGGTATGGATATTATTGACTCAACGACCTTCAAAAAATAGTAAAGATGTCCATATTCGATATCCTGCACATGCACTTGAAAAACCAGGAATGCTGCTCGATGCATTTATTTTACCATGAAGTTCCTGGCCATCTTCTTTGTATCACTCAATAATTGTTATTCTCTTCCAGTTACTTGGAGAGCCAGGAAGTGGTGGATCATCAACACCGTCAATGGTTGGTGCTGTAAAGAAGTGGCAAAAGGCAGACCCTCAAAATTCCATTGAAACGTGGAAGAAGTTGTCAGAAGCTAATTCTGCTCTTGAGATGTACCTCAAAACCTTGAGCAAATTGGCTGAAATAAACATTGATGATTACAAATATACCATTACCAAATGCAGCACTGTCACATCCGAAAAGGTACTTATATAGCTAGTATTCTTCATTCCATCAGATAGAATCAGAGTAATATTATAATTAGCTCTTGTAGGGAAACTAATGTTGCACACTTGCACTTGAATGTATCATGTACTTCACTAAATCTTTTGCTAAGTATGGAATGTGTACGTAATTAGCCATAAAGCTTGGATCTGTAGAAGCATGACTTCTTTCACTAAAATGTTTCTGGCTACTCTCTTAACAGTGGAGAGACGAAGCTCCTGAACCAAATCAATTAGAAGTTGTTAAAGCATTACTAGGAGCTCGAGATGCCATGCTTGCTATCAGGTGGAACATGCGCAAGATGGGCGAGGCTGCTGGGATTCCCGTAAGctcttctatttttttatgCCCGGGGGCATTTTGAGTTTATTTTAGTCATTTGTTTGATATGATTCTGATAGATTTATAAGTTGATCTCAGAAGCGCTTGTTTGTAAACTTCTATGTTAGTTTATCCGCCAATTTTTTGCTCAGATTCTTATACGACTTTTTGTAGAAGTTACTACCCATTTACACATGCATCCGAAGAGACTAACCAATATATTTAAATGtaaagatatactccctccatcccacaagaatatgcaattttagttgggcatgagttttaatgcacaattggtaaagtaagagagaagtagaaagaaaaaataattaaagtattgttagtggagaatgagtctcacctcattagagagagaagAGTTACCGaatttagaaagtgcatattcttgtgggacagattaaaaaggaaagagtgcatattctatgagacggagggagtagtaactaAAAACCTCTTATAGAGTTATATCCCAATATCATGCATTGCATTTGAATCTGAAGCTTTTTCATCTTCTATCAAAGTCGGCTGTCTAATGATGAGTTTGACTCTTCCTTCTGCTAGTATTCATTGTACATTGACTTTACCTGAATAACTTCTTCATATCTGGTTGACCCTTTTTCCCGCGGTGTATACTTCTCCCAGATTGAGCCCCAGTCACAAACTCAACTGCTGGATACAACGATGAACATGGAAGGTGTTCTGTTGGCTGGTGTTCCTGGTGCAGGTGGATTTGATGCAGTCTTTGCTGTGACCTTGGGGGAGTCGGGCAGAAACGTGGTCAAAGTATGGAGCTCCCTCAATGTGCTCGCCTTGCTAGTAAGAGAGGACCCTCGCGGAGTTTCCTTGGAGAGCAACGACCCTCGGGCAACAGAAATTACTGGTGCGGTTTCTGCCCTTCGTATCGAGTGAAGTTAAATGTTTGTTACTACTTTTACCGGTATTGTCATTTGAAACTCAGGTAGCTAAATTTCAGTGAGTTTGATAGAGGATTTTAACTTATTACCACTGTTAAAATATTGTGTTTGTTGCAAGAAAATAAGGAAACAGAACATTTCTGTTGTATTTTACAGTAATGATTTGTATGAGATGTTCTTGAAAATGTTCATGTGCATTTtcaatactattatttatttttatataaaatgtatATGAAATTATGAAGAACAATTGTCTGGTTGGGTTACCCTTGTTGGTATGTATTCACATGGCCACAcatattttatcatattttcTCCCTTATGAAAATACGCATCTCACATGGATACATATGTTAAGCACTTGCACGAGAGAGAGAAACATGTGCTTAAAAAATCTTTTACTAAGGTAAAGGAAATAGGTGTGAGTTCATATTATTTTCAAAGGTAAAATCAGTTCTAGTGACTAATTCATCTGCTAATTTGCAGATAATTCATAAGGTGGGACATGGTCAAAATCAAGAATCGAATTCTATTTAACTTACAAAGAAAGCTTATATAAGCACTAGCTTTCATTACTTACATACACTGAATCGTTTAATTTGATGGGCAAATACTTAATACTCCTAAATTCTTCTCAAGGGTGATAAAATGcatttgtttcatatttttcatgTCATTGAATTTATATACGTAAAAATGACATCGATAGATTAATACCAACTAAAATTTCAACGTCAAGAATCACTGGAGCCTAAAATTGCCACTAGATCAGTTTATGAGACTTGcattcaattaaaattcagACTAAAATTATGACTAAAGGAGTGTAGATTTTGTTATTGATTGTGTTTTGCAATGGAGTAAAAGACATGAGCATCTTATCTTGATAATGATGTTGTAAGTGTGCCTAATTATCCCCTAAATTAAATCAAACAAGATGTATATAATAAGTTTCGATAGTACAATGGTGTTAGTGGGGCAGAAGCAATTATGACAATAATGCAGTTGTAAACATCAAGGTTGTATTGCTTGTTTGTGTACATTTATTTCATGTGGTCCTCTACATGTTCTCcacatctttttcttttttcccctgacattggaacataaaatttaatgtagcatataaaacaaaataaaatatcttttcACAATATCATTTCTGATATTAGACGAAACACAATCCTATTTTTactgcattttttttatcatagtctcatttttaccataaataaatgctatacaattaaaattttctttttcattagTTATTGCCTATGGATTTCCCACTCCACTAGCTTACTacattcatattatattataaaatttgggtataatattttaaaaaattatttaatgaattaaatgaagaaagaagaaaatatgagaaaaaaaaaagtagagaaatgaaTACTAtatagaataaagtaatagagtaTAAAATgagttattttttattaaaataacttAAAATATAACTTGTTTACAGTAGGACGTAGTGAGTGTATATAAAAAGTGAGAATCACGTCCCATTACTTTTTTCTACTATTATAAGTTCGTTCACATTTTATAAAAACTTGTGCTAAGTTAAAAGTGAGACTATATCCTAATAGTATTGTTAAGACTCATCATTCATTACTAAAATAGTGGAGCAGAGTAGTTGTCAAACTAGCAGCCAAAATGAATTCGACCTTTTCATTTGGACTTTGCTCTACAAAAGTCGAGAAATATTTTGAATCGTGAGTGACATTGACGTTGATCTTGACATATACTAGTATAAAGTAGGGTGATATTTCATCAATAAACACATTTTAGTTAGCAATTTTTTGGATGGTAAAAACCATTTTGCATGTTCatgttagagtgtccacaatggttgcccttgaaggccaccaaaGTTGGCCCGACCACCATTTGTGGCTCTCTTGTAGCCCTCCGCAatggtaaataaataaaattaacaataacaagggccacgaaatgtggcctctccaaaaaaaaatttaatttgtttgctttttttaatgatattttttaatttaactaataatatggaaaataaacataatttaataaagttatgAATTAAAGACAAATTTTCGTCGTACTATAGATAGAGGAAAATTCTAcaatgaaaatttttaaaaaacacaacatcaaaagataaaaaaaacgcCACCGCCTCctactcggtggcgtcatcGGAATCCGGCACATCTTCTTCACCACCTTCTCGCCCGCCGCCACCGCCCCCACTGCCGCTAGCTTCGCCCGTCTCCCACCCATCGGTCCACCCCAACTTCGACCTCAATCTAATAATGAGGTCGTAGCACATCTTCTTGGTGAGAGGGTCGGTCGACTTCTCGTACAAGGACAAGTTATCCCCAAGTTGCTTCATCATCTGCACCTCCATGTTTGAGCCAACGCCACGGTCGGTGATGGACGCGGTGCCGACGCGCTTGCAGCAGAGACTTGGGATGCGGTTCTAGCTTCCCGGATGACGGATTGTTGGCCCTGCGGGCGTTGGCGCCTCGACATTGTCGAGGGGGGCTCATCCAACACATCGTCATTCAGGTCGAATGCACGTGTGTCGCTACCACTGTTGTAGGTGCCGTCGGCACGGAGTTTTGTCCGCTTCCCGGTGGGACCGGTCTCATCATCGCAGATCGCCTTGAATTGAGGGCAGTCTTGGAGAAGCATatattcattccagtaggtgaacttggGCTAGTTTTCAGTATTAAACAACTGATACGATAACGCCCGTACGTCGGCTTCGCTGCGGCCGCTTTCGGCATTCGGGAGTTGTCGCTCGTAAATGCTACTGAACCTCTTCACAGCTCTACAGATCCGGCCGAACTTCTTCCGGATCTGGCCTTCATCACGCAGGGCACTGTCTTCTGGTTTGAAGCTGTGGTACACCGTCAGGACGCGCCTCCAGAAGCAAGTGTCGGTCTGATCCGTACCGATGATCGGATTCGTCGTGACCGCC from Salvia splendens isolate huo1 chromosome 15, SspV2, whole genome shotgun sequence encodes the following:
- the LOC121767199 gene encoding phosphomevalonate kinase, peroxisomal-like, producing the protein MAVVASAPGKVLMTGGYLVLERPNAGIVLSTNARFYAIVKPLYEETKPDSWAWAWTDVKLTSPQMGREIMYKLSLKNLQLQSVSSSDRNPFVEYALQYVVAAAFATFDQPKKDELQKLLLRGLDITILGGNEFYSYRNQIEARGLPLTSESLASLPPFTSIAFNEEESNGQKSKPEVAKTGLGSSAAMTTAVVAALLHYLGVVSLPSEFSSPLEGDRVAADLDVVHVIAQTAHCIAQGKVGSGFDVSSAVYGSQRYVRFSPEVLSSAQDAGRGTPIEEAIENVLKANWDHERTKFSLPPMMTLLLGEPGSGGSSTPSMVGAVKKWQKADPQNSIETWKKLSEANSALEMYLKTLSKLAEINIDDYKYTITKCSTVTSEKWRDEAPEPNQLEVVKALLGARDAMLAIRWNMRKMGEAAGIPIEPQSQTQLLDTTMNMEGVLLAGVPGAGGFDAVFAVTLGESGRNVVKVWSSLNVLALLVREDPRGVSLESNDPRATEITGAVSALRIE